In a genomic window of Micromonospora cremea:
- the ilvD gene encoding dihydroxy-acid dehydratase, which produces MPELRSRTSTHGRTMAGARALWRATGMTDDDFGKPIVAIANSFTQFVPGHVHLKDMGGLVADAVAEAGGVGREFNTIAVDDGIAMGHGGMLYSLPSRELIADAVEYMVNAHCADALVCISNCDKITPGMLLAALRLNIPTVFVSGGPMEAGKTMAIEGVVHSKIDLIDAMIASSNEAVTDDQLGEIERSACPTCGSCSGMFTANSMNCLTEAIGLALPGNGSTLATHAARRSLFVEAGRTVVEIAKRWYDGDDDSVLPRTVASKAAFENAVALDVAMGGSTNTVLHLLAAAREAELDFGVADIDAISRRVPCLAKVAPNSPMYHMEDVHRAGGIPAILGELDRAGQLNRDVHAVHSPSLAQWLTDWDVRGGSPTPTAVELFHAAPGGVRTVEPFSTTNRWSSLDTDAAGGCIRDREHAYSADGGLAILHGNLAPDGCVVKTAGVPDDCLTFRGPAKVYESQDDAVTAILAKQVVAGDVVVIRYEGPKGGPGMQEMLYPTSFLKGRGLGRSCALLTDGRFSGGTSGLSIGHVSPEAASGGLIALVREGDEIVIDIPGRSIELNVPSDELEARRVEEEKRDKPYTPTDRQRPVSAALRAYASMATSASDGAYRRVPE; this is translated from the coding sequence ATGCCTGAGCTGCGGTCGAGGACCTCCACACACGGTCGTACGATGGCCGGCGCCCGGGCCCTGTGGCGGGCCACCGGGATGACCGACGACGATTTCGGCAAGCCGATCGTCGCCATCGCCAACAGTTTCACCCAGTTCGTGCCGGGTCACGTACACCTCAAGGACATGGGCGGCCTCGTCGCCGACGCGGTGGCCGAGGCCGGCGGGGTGGGGCGGGAGTTCAACACCATCGCGGTCGACGACGGCATCGCGATGGGCCACGGCGGCATGCTCTACTCGCTGCCCAGTCGCGAGCTGATCGCCGACGCGGTGGAGTACATGGTCAACGCGCACTGCGCGGACGCCCTGGTCTGCATCTCGAACTGCGACAAGATCACTCCCGGCATGCTGCTGGCCGCGCTGCGGCTCAACATCCCGACCGTCTTCGTCTCCGGCGGTCCGATGGAGGCCGGCAAGACGATGGCGATCGAAGGCGTCGTGCACAGCAAGATCGACCTGATCGACGCGATGATCGCCTCCTCGAACGAGGCGGTCACCGACGACCAGCTCGGCGAGATCGAGCGCTCCGCCTGCCCCACGTGCGGCTCCTGTTCCGGGATGTTCACCGCCAACTCGATGAACTGCCTCACCGAGGCGATCGGGCTGGCGCTGCCCGGCAACGGCTCGACGCTGGCCACCCACGCCGCGCGCCGGTCGCTCTTCGTCGAGGCCGGCCGCACCGTCGTGGAGATCGCCAAGCGCTGGTACGACGGCGACGACGACTCGGTGCTGCCCCGCACGGTCGCCTCCAAGGCCGCGTTCGAGAACGCGGTCGCCCTGGACGTGGCGATGGGCGGCTCCACCAACACGGTGCTGCACCTGCTCGCCGCCGCCCGCGAGGCGGAGTTGGACTTCGGCGTCGCCGACATCGACGCGATCTCCCGGCGGGTGCCCTGCCTGGCCAAGGTCGCGCCGAACTCGCCGATGTACCACATGGAGGACGTGCACCGGGCCGGCGGCATTCCGGCGATCCTCGGCGAACTGGATCGTGCCGGGCAGCTCAACCGGGACGTGCACGCGGTGCACTCCCCCTCGCTGGCGCAGTGGCTGACCGACTGGGACGTGCGCGGCGGCTCGCCGACGCCGACGGCGGTCGAGTTGTTCCACGCCGCGCCGGGTGGGGTGCGCACCGTCGAGCCGTTCTCCACCACCAACCGGTGGTCGTCGCTGGACACCGACGCGGCCGGCGGCTGCATCCGGGACCGCGAGCACGCGTACTCCGCCGACGGTGGGCTGGCCATCCTGCACGGCAACCTGGCACCGGACGGCTGCGTGGTGAAGACCGCCGGCGTGCCGGACGACTGCCTGACCTTCCGCGGCCCGGCGAAGGTCTACGAGTCCCAGGACGACGCGGTGACGGCGATCCTCGCCAAGCAGGTGGTCGCCGGGGACGTGGTGGTGATCCGGTACGAGGGGCCCAAGGGCGGCCCCGGCATGCAGGAGATGCTCTACCCCACCTCGTTCCTCAAGGGCCGCGGGCTGGGCCGGTCCTGCGCGCTGCTCACCGACGGCCGCTTCTCCGGCGGCACTTCCGGGCTCTCCATCGGGCACGTCTCCCCCGAGGCGGCCTCCGGCGGGCTGATCGCACTGGTTCGCGAGGGCGACGAGATCGTCATCGACATCCCGGGCCGGTCCATCGAGCTGAACGTGCCGTCCGACGAGTTGGAGGCCCGGCGGGTCGAGGAGGAGAAGCGCGACAAGCCGTACACCCCGACCGACCGGCAGCGGCCGGTGTCGGCGGCGCTGCGGGCGTACGCCTCGATGGCCACCTCGGCCAGCGACGGCGCCTACCGCCGCGTCCCGGAGTAG
- a CDS encoding EAL domain-containing protein codes for MVAVAALSGLVAAVAAALLTVVARRRTGPRRPAHVLLVAAAGAAVLSLLVGVATVLATGEHWAHEQGQRTGWATVVAIGTAVSGLAFAAGLLRLPGVAATAAGTARLALDGLIMAAALWFVGWVLFSEPTRLLGAATPMACPAILLATVSAALGTGLCVIVVFRAAAPRRRLAALGAGISAVTCGGLGLAAGLCQAGPSMALTGAAVLAAGLLTVALAVHRADRPGQVDLDLIGRDGEYAIAPMLAMAASAMYHLLQDGRFTAAGIVAGSVEGFALVARQYLTLNDVRNYAGRLAEREAHFRELAHTDPLTALANRRGLLRALQDSAAAGTPCVLLGLDLDGFKNVNDIRGHDVGDAVLAEVGRRLRGNLRPGDVAARLGGDEFAVLMAGRPADADRVAERLLGVLNRPYDQPEGPVFLSVSIGVAGWAGEPDVELLLRHADLALRYAKQRGKNRIERYDATYDQLLRRRTTLEHELRGAIDRDELRLAFQPVASLPSVRPVGAEALLRWHHPELGNVRPDEFIPLAEECGMIATLGAWVLHQACYQLSRWLADGHDVWVSVNVSPRELHAPEYVVQVAEALRAHHVPPQRLVLEVTEHAVATDLDELIRRLTALRLTGVRIALDDFGAGYSSLGQLRRLPIDILKIDHSLVAEHEPVRPVGADGPAFAPMVDIVMRLGHQLGLEVIAEGVTTPTELAAVVAAGCRFGQGALFGWGVPAEHLEAMLEAATSPGARPAPLPTPRRVPSGSGQVIPVAEGASPPDAPRSVNQHVGSVDSSREMRQA; via the coding sequence ATGGTCGCTGTGGCGGCGCTGAGCGGGCTCGTCGCGGCTGTCGCCGCCGCACTGCTGACCGTGGTCGCCCGGCGGCGCACCGGGCCCCGCCGCCCCGCGCACGTCCTGCTCGTGGCTGCTGCCGGCGCCGCCGTGCTCAGCCTCCTGGTCGGGGTGGCGACCGTGCTCGCCACCGGCGAGCACTGGGCGCACGAGCAGGGGCAGCGCACCGGGTGGGCCACGGTGGTGGCGATCGGCACGGCGGTGAGTGGGCTCGCCTTCGCCGCCGGCCTGCTCCGGCTGCCCGGGGTGGCCGCCACCGCGGCGGGGACCGCCCGGCTGGCCCTGGACGGGTTGATCATGGCCGCCGCGCTCTGGTTCGTCGGCTGGGTGCTCTTCTCCGAGCCCACCCGGCTGCTCGGCGCCGCCACCCCGATGGCCTGCCCGGCGATCCTGCTGGCCACGGTGAGCGCCGCGCTCGGCACCGGGCTCTGCGTGATCGTCGTCTTCCGGGCCGCCGCCCCGCGTCGGCGGCTGGCCGCGCTCGGCGCGGGCATCAGCGCGGTGACCTGCGGCGGATTGGGTCTCGCCGCCGGGCTCTGCCAGGCCGGGCCGAGCATGGCGCTGACCGGCGCGGCGGTGCTCGCCGCCGGTCTGCTGACCGTCGCGCTCGCGGTGCATCGCGCCGACCGGCCGGGTCAGGTCGACCTGGATCTGATCGGTCGCGACGGCGAGTACGCGATCGCCCCGATGCTGGCGATGGCCGCCTCGGCGATGTACCACCTCCTCCAGGACGGCCGGTTCACCGCGGCGGGCATCGTCGCCGGCAGCGTTGAGGGCTTCGCCCTGGTGGCCCGGCAGTACCTCACCCTCAACGACGTCCGGAACTACGCCGGCCGGCTGGCCGAGCGGGAGGCGCACTTCCGCGAGCTGGCACACACCGACCCGCTGACCGCGCTGGCCAACCGGCGCGGGCTGCTGCGCGCCCTGCAAGACAGCGCGGCGGCGGGCACCCCGTGTGTGCTGCTCGGTCTGGACCTGGACGGCTTCAAGAACGTCAACGACATACGCGGCCACGACGTGGGCGACGCCGTGCTGGCCGAGGTGGGTCGGCGGCTGCGCGGCAACCTGCGCCCCGGCGACGTGGCGGCCCGACTCGGCGGCGACGAGTTCGCCGTACTCATGGCGGGCCGGCCCGCCGACGCGGATCGGGTCGCCGAGCGGCTGCTCGGGGTGCTCAACCGGCCGTACGACCAACCGGAAGGGCCCGTCTTCCTGTCGGTGAGCATCGGGGTGGCCGGGTGGGCCGGCGAGCCGGACGTCGAGTTGCTGCTGCGCCATGCCGACCTGGCGCTGCGCTACGCCAAGCAGCGCGGCAAGAACCGGATCGAGCGCTACGACGCCACGTACGACCAGCTGCTGCGCCGGCGCACGACGCTGGAGCACGAGCTGCGCGGAGCGATCGACCGCGACGAGCTGCGGCTGGCCTTCCAGCCGGTGGCCTCGCTGCCGTCGGTGCGGCCGGTCGGCGCCGAGGCGCTGCTCCGCTGGCACCACCCCGAGCTGGGTAACGTCCGCCCGGACGAGTTCATCCCGCTGGCCGAGGAGTGCGGCATGATCGCCACTCTCGGCGCCTGGGTGCTGCACCAGGCCTGCTACCAGCTTTCCCGCTGGCTGGCCGACGGGCACGACGTCTGGGTCTCGGTGAACGTCTCACCGCGCGAGCTGCACGCCCCGGAGTACGTGGTCCAGGTCGCCGAGGCGCTGCGCGCCCACCACGTACCGCCGCAGCGGCTGGTGCTGGAGGTCACCGAGCACGCGGTCGCCACCGACCTGGACGAGCTGATCCGGCGGCTGACCGCGCTGCGGCTGACCGGTGTCCGTATCGCGCTGGACGATTTCGGCGCCGGCTACTCCTCACTGGGGCAGCTGCGCCGGCTGCCGATCGACATCCTGAAGATCGACCACAGTCTGGTCGCCGAGCACGAGCCGGTCCGCCCGGTCGGCGCGGACGGTCCGGCGTTCGCGCCGATGGTCGACATCGTCATGCGCCTGGGCCACCAGTTGGGGCTGGAGGTGATCGCCGAGGGGGTGACCACCCCGACCGAGCTGGCCGCGGTGGTGGCCGCCGGCTGCCGATTCGGCCAGGGCGCGCTCTTCGGCTGGGGCGTGCCGGCCGAGCACCTGGAGGCGATGTTGGAGGCGGCCACCTCGCCGGGTGCGCGGCCCGCCCCGCTGCCCACGCCACGCCGGGTTCCGAGCGGGTCCGGGCAGGTCATTCCGGTTGCCGAGGGCGCGTCGCCGCCCGACGCGCCGCGCTCCGTTAACCAACATGTGGGATCAGTTGACTCATCGCGTGAGATGCGTCAGGCTTAG
- a CDS encoding glycoside hydrolase family 2 protein — MSRQALHDGWTLRAAPGAQVPAEIADRSVPATVPGCVHTDLLDAGLIPDPYLDDNEVALAWIGRTDWSYRTSFRRPPGDHDRVDLVCAGLDTVATLTVNGVEVGRTENMHRGYRFDVRSLLRDGDNDLVVTFGSAYRYAEAQQERLGDRPNAYPEPFHFIRKMACNFGWDWGPTLVTAGIWQEIGLHAWSTARLATVRPLVTLAGQDGRVELHVEVERVADVPLTVRATVAGAHAEVVVPAGQRTAVLTLAVREPALWWPRGYGEQTRHPLEVTLHAADGDTLDTWSRQVGFRSVRLDTSPDEHGTSFALSVNDVPVFVRGVNWIPDDAFPTRVTRERLAGRFDQAAAANINLLRVWGGGRYESTDFYDLADERGLLVQQDFLFACAAYPEEEPFGSEVAAEAAEQVTRLAPHPSLVLWTGNNENIWGWHDWDWQEALAGRTWGRGYYLDVLPRLVGELDPTRPYWPGSPWSGTEEIHPNDPAHGTTHIWDVWNTDDYTKYREYVPRFVAEFGYQGPPAYATLRRALSDEPLAHNSPGMAHHQKAAGGDAKLQRGLDAHLPAPADFDDWHYLTQLNQARAIQLGVEHFRSHRDVCAGTIVWQLNDCWPVTSWSAIDGDGRRKPLWYALRHAYADRLLTVQPRDGGLALVAVNDGGTPWRASTSVTRLTLAGAPRVKTTMELDVPAYSAVTLALPAELARPDEARRELLVAEAGESADRALWFFAEDRDGDWPAAAWDATVEPVDGGQRVRVTARTVLRDLTLFPDRLDPTASVDEALVTLLPGESVTLTVRADTALDPAALTSRPVLRCVNDL, encoded by the coding sequence TTGAGCCGACAGGCACTCCACGACGGCTGGACCCTGCGGGCGGCGCCCGGAGCACAGGTCCCGGCGGAAATCGCCGACCGGTCCGTGCCGGCCACCGTGCCCGGCTGCGTGCACACCGACCTGCTCGACGCCGGCCTGATCCCCGACCCCTACCTCGACGACAACGAGGTGGCGCTGGCCTGGATCGGGCGCACCGACTGGAGCTACCGGACGAGCTTCCGCCGCCCGCCCGGCGACCACGACCGGGTCGACCTGGTCTGCGCCGGCCTGGACACCGTCGCCACCCTCACCGTCAACGGTGTCGAGGTCGGCCGCACCGAGAACATGCACCGCGGCTACCGGTTCGACGTCCGCTCGCTGCTGCGTGACGGCGACAACGACCTGGTGGTCACGTTCGGCTCCGCCTACCGGTACGCCGAGGCGCAGCAGGAGCGGCTCGGCGACCGGCCCAACGCCTATCCGGAGCCGTTCCACTTCATCCGCAAGATGGCCTGCAACTTCGGCTGGGACTGGGGCCCGACGCTGGTCACCGCCGGCATCTGGCAGGAGATCGGCCTGCACGCCTGGTCCACCGCCCGGCTGGCCACCGTCCGCCCGCTGGTCACCCTGGCCGGCCAGGACGGGCGGGTCGAGCTGCACGTCGAGGTCGAACGGGTCGCGGACGTCCCGCTGACCGTCCGGGCCACCGTCGCCGGCGCTCACGCCGAGGTGGTCGTCCCGGCCGGGCAGCGCACGGCCGTGCTGACCCTCGCCGTCCGCGAGCCCGCGCTGTGGTGGCCCCGGGGGTACGGCGAGCAGACGCGCCACCCGCTGGAGGTCACCCTGCACGCAGCGGACGGCGACACCCTGGACACCTGGTCCCGGCAGGTCGGCTTCCGCTCGGTCCGGCTGGACACCAGCCCCGACGAGCACGGCACCTCGTTCGCGCTGTCGGTCAACGACGTCCCGGTGTTCGTGCGCGGGGTCAACTGGATCCCGGACGACGCGTTCCCCACCCGGGTCACCCGGGAACGGCTGGCCGGGCGCTTCGACCAGGCCGCCGCGGCCAACATCAACCTGCTGCGGGTCTGGGGCGGCGGCCGGTACGAGTCGACGGACTTCTACGACCTCGCCGACGAGCGGGGCCTGCTGGTCCAGCAGGACTTCCTGTTCGCCTGCGCGGCGTACCCGGAGGAGGAGCCGTTCGGCAGCGAGGTGGCCGCCGAGGCCGCCGAACAGGTCACCCGGCTGGCACCCCACCCGTCGCTGGTGCTCTGGACCGGCAACAACGAGAACATCTGGGGCTGGCACGACTGGGACTGGCAGGAGGCGCTCGCCGGACGCACCTGGGGGCGCGGCTACTACCTGGACGTGCTGCCCCGCCTCGTCGGTGAGCTGGACCCGACGCGCCCGTACTGGCCCGGCAGCCCCTGGTCGGGCACTGAGGAGATCCACCCCAACGATCCGGCGCACGGCACCACGCACATCTGGGACGTGTGGAACACCGACGACTACACGAAGTACCGGGAGTACGTGCCGCGCTTCGTCGCCGAGTTCGGCTACCAGGGGCCACCGGCGTACGCCACCCTGCGCCGGGCGCTGAGCGACGAACCCCTCGCCCACAACTCACCGGGCATGGCGCACCACCAGAAGGCCGCCGGCGGAGACGCCAAGCTCCAGCGGGGCCTGGACGCCCACCTGCCCGCCCCGGCGGACTTCGACGACTGGCACTACCTGACCCAGCTCAACCAGGCCCGGGCGATCCAGCTCGGGGTGGAGCACTTCCGTTCGCACAGGGACGTCTGCGCCGGCACCATCGTCTGGCAGCTCAACGACTGCTGGCCGGTCACCTCCTGGTCGGCCATCGACGGTGACGGCCGGCGCAAACCCCTGTGGTACGCGCTACGCCACGCGTACGCCGACCGGCTGCTCACCGTCCAGCCCCGCGACGGCGGCCTGGCCCTCGTCGCGGTGAACGACGGCGGCACGCCCTGGCGGGCGTCGACCTCGGTGACCCGGCTGACCCTCGCCGGCGCGCCCAGGGTCAAGACGACGATGGAGCTGGACGTGCCCGCCTACTCGGCGGTGACGCTGGCGCTGCCGGCGGAGCTGGCCCGGCCGGACGAGGCCCGGCGGGAGCTGCTGGTCGCCGAGGCGGGGGAGAGCGCCGACCGGGCGCTCTGGTTCTTCGCCGAGGACCGCGACGGCGACTGGCCGGCGGCGGCCTGGGACGCGACGGTCGAGCCGGTCGACGGCGGGCAGCGGGTCCGGGTCACCGCCCGCACGGTGCTGCGCGACCTGACCCTCTTCCCGGACCGCCTGGACCCGACGGCGTCCGTGGACGAGGCGCTGGTCACCCTGCTGCCGGGCGAGTCGGTCACCCTCACCGTGCGGGCCGACACCGCGTTGGACCCGGCGGCGCTGACCAGCCGCCCGGTGCTGCGCTGCGTCAACGACCTCTGA
- a CDS encoding SulP family inorganic anion transporter has translation MSGAFPVARERLLGLLPGRADWVAVRRSPRRDLLAGLTVAVVALPLALAFGVTSGLGAQAGLITAVIAGAVAAVFGGSNLQVSGPTGAMTVVLVPVVQQFGTTGVLMVGAMAGLVLIALAVARLGRYVRYLPTPVLEGFTAGIAVVIALQQVPAALGVTDAHGEKVWAVAADAVARFVVHPRPAALAVALAVAALMLLGARWRPGLPFSLLGVSAATVIAEVVPVDLVRIGALPQGLPAPSLGFLDLDALGVLLPSALAVAALAALESLLSATVADGMTVGERHDPDRELFGQGLANLAAPVFGGIPATAAIARTAVNVRAGAASKLAALTHAVALAAIVLAAAPLVGRIPLAALAGVLLATTVRMVEAGSLWALARATRGDALVLVLTFAVTVIWDLVTAVAVGVGVAVVLALRAVARSARLEQVPLDPGEHSAEEYALLTEHIVAYRLDGPLFFAAAHTFLLELSEVADVRVVILRMSRVTTMDATGAHVLGDAIRRLRGRGITVLLSGITPAHEQVLATLGVADDLRREGLVFPDTPAAIRHARAEALSVPGGAAGRT, from the coding sequence GTGAGCGGCGCCTTCCCTGTCGCCCGCGAGCGGCTCCTCGGGCTGCTGCCCGGCCGGGCCGACTGGGTGGCCGTCCGCCGCTCACCGCGCCGGGACCTGCTGGCCGGGCTCACCGTGGCGGTGGTGGCGCTGCCGCTGGCACTGGCATTCGGTGTCACCTCCGGGCTGGGCGCCCAGGCTGGGCTGATCACCGCCGTGATCGCCGGCGCGGTGGCTGCCGTCTTCGGCGGCTCCAACCTCCAGGTCTCCGGGCCGACCGGGGCGATGACCGTCGTGCTGGTGCCGGTGGTGCAGCAATTCGGAACCACCGGGGTGCTCATGGTCGGGGCGATGGCCGGCCTGGTGCTGATCGCGCTCGCCGTGGCCCGCCTGGGTCGGTACGTCCGCTACCTGCCCACCCCGGTGCTGGAGGGTTTCACCGCCGGCATCGCCGTGGTCATCGCCCTGCAACAGGTGCCCGCAGCGCTCGGCGTCACCGACGCGCACGGGGAGAAGGTCTGGGCCGTCGCCGCCGACGCGGTCGCCCGTTTCGTCGTACACCCGCGGCCGGCCGCGCTCGCCGTGGCCCTCGCCGTCGCGGCGCTGATGCTGCTGGGTGCCCGGTGGCGGCCCGGCCTGCCCTTTTCGCTGCTAGGCGTGAGCGCCGCCACCGTCATCGCCGAGGTTGTCCCGGTCGACCTGGTCCGGATCGGCGCGCTGCCGCAGGGCCTGCCCGCTCCCTCGCTCGGCTTCCTGGACCTCGACGCGCTCGGCGTGCTACTGCCCAGCGCGCTCGCGGTCGCCGCGCTCGCTGCCCTGGAGAGCCTGCTCTCCGCCACCGTCGCCGACGGCATGACCGTCGGTGAACGGCACGACCCGGACCGGGAACTGTTCGGTCAGGGGCTGGCCAACCTCGCCGCCCCGGTCTTCGGCGGCATCCCGGCGACCGCAGCCATCGCCCGTACGGCGGTCAACGTCCGCGCCGGGGCGGCCTCGAAGCTGGCGGCCCTCACCCACGCCGTCGCCCTCGCGGCGATCGTGCTGGCCGCCGCGCCGTTGGTCGGCCGGATCCCGCTCGCCGCCCTGGCCGGGGTGCTGCTGGCCACCACGGTCCGCATGGTGGAGGCTGGTTCGCTGTGGGCGTTGGCCCGGGCTACCCGGGGCGATGCGCTCGTGCTGGTGCTCACCTTCGCCGTCACCGTGATCTGGGACCTCGTCACCGCCGTCGCGGTCGGCGTCGGCGTCGCCGTGGTGCTCGCCCTGCGCGCGGTGGCCCGCAGCGCCCGGCTGGAACAGGTGCCCCTCGACCCCGGGGAACACAGCGCCGAGGAGTACGCGCTGCTCACCGAACACATCGTCGCGTACCGGCTGGACGGGCCGCTGTTCTTCGCCGCGGCCCACACCTTCCTGCTCGAGCTCTCCGAGGTCGCCGACGTCCGTGTCGTCATTCTGCGGATGTCCCGGGTGACCACCATGGACGCTACCGGTGCGCACGTCCTCGGCGATGCGATCCGACGGCTACGGGGACGCGGGATCACCGTCCTGCTCTCTGGCATCACCCCCGCCCACGAACAGGTCCTCGCCACCCTCGGAGTGGCCGACGACCTGCGCCGCGAGGGGCTGGTCTTTCCCGACACCCCGGCCGCGATCCGGCACGCTCGCGCGGAGGCGCTCTCCGTGCCGGGCGGCGCGGCTGGCCGGACGTGA
- a CDS encoding copper homeostasis protein CutC, which translates to MSTFEICVDSAEGAVAAEEAGADRVELCSALFDGGLTPSLGTIETTLRSVTRIRVHVIVRPRAGDFIYSPLEIEAMERDVRAAVAAGAHGIVIGALTAEGDVDVPTTRRLIAAAGGASITFHRAFDMTRDPYAALEQLIELGAHRVLTSGQEVSVLEGAPLIADLVRGAAERIIIMPGGGITPRNIARIVEATGADEYHFAALVRSDSPAVHRNPAPLMGGSLKRPEYERSGTSGALVGQVLAAARI; encoded by the coding sequence ATGAGCACATTCGAGATCTGCGTCGACAGCGCCGAGGGGGCGGTCGCCGCCGAGGAGGCCGGCGCCGACCGGGTGGAGCTGTGCTCCGCACTCTTCGACGGCGGGTTGACGCCCAGCCTGGGCACCATCGAAACGACCCTGCGCAGCGTCACCCGGATCCGGGTGCACGTGATCGTCCGGCCGCGGGCCGGCGACTTCATCTACTCGCCGCTGGAGATCGAGGCGATGGAGCGGGACGTACGGGCCGCGGTGGCCGCCGGCGCGCACGGCATCGTGATCGGCGCGCTGACCGCCGAGGGTGACGTCGACGTGCCGACCACCCGCCGGCTGATCGCCGCCGCCGGTGGCGCCAGCATCACCTTCCACCGCGCCTTCGACATGACCCGCGACCCGTACGCGGCCCTGGAGCAGCTGATCGAGCTGGGAGCCCACCGGGTGCTCACCTCGGGCCAGGAGGTCAGCGTGCTGGAGGGTGCCCCGCTCATCGCCGACCTGGTCCGCGGGGCAGCCGAGCGGATCATCATCATGCCGGGCGGCGGGATCACCCCGCGCAACATCGCCCGGATCGTCGAGGCGACCGGCGCCGACGAGTACCACTTCGCGGCCCTGGTCAGGTCGGACAGCCCGGCGGTGCACCGCAACCCTGCGCCGCTGATGGGTGGCAGCCTCAAACGGCCCGAGTACGAGCGATCGGGCACGTCCGGGGCCCTGGTCGGCCAGGTGCTCGCCGCCGCCCGGATCTGA
- a CDS encoding ArsR/SmtB family transcription factor encodes MSVPLYQAKAELFRTLGHPVRIRVLELLQDGPKPVRDLLAVIEVEASNLSQQLAVLRRAGMVTSHRDGPLVMYALSTPDVADLLAAGRRILGAVLTDRDGLLDELRATGGDR; translated from the coding sequence ATGTCGGTCCCGCTTTACCAGGCGAAGGCGGAACTCTTCCGCACCCTCGGGCACCCGGTACGTATTCGGGTCCTCGAACTGCTTCAGGACGGCCCGAAGCCGGTCCGCGACCTGCTCGCCGTGATCGAGGTGGAGGCCTCCAACCTCTCCCAGCAGCTCGCCGTGCTGCGCCGTGCCGGGATGGTCACCTCACACCGCGACGGTCCCCTCGTCATGTACGCGCTCAGCACCCCGGACGTGGCCGACCTGCTGGCCGCCGGGCGGCGGATCCTCGGCGCGGTCCTCACCGACCGGGACGGCCTCCTCGACGAGCTGCGGGCCACCGGCGGGGACAGGTGA